In the genome of [Limnothrix rosea] IAM M-220, one region contains:
- a CDS encoding tetratricopeptide repeat protein produces the protein MFRRHSLRPAIACFGLFFTAVPAAPSLAQDSVTATIPEAYYVGVNQSRLGNYGAALFELTTAIGFSPNFAEAYYQRGFVQAKMGNTVEAIADYNRAIQRDPNHEISYLQRGKLRAQANDIAGAIADFNRILTTLNPDNTLALVARGQAYTATGEAVLALQDFTRAINLNNRLASAYVERGLVYQQLNNVVQAVADYSMAVEIDPSLVTPYLRRGAIYRQGNRIDEAIADYNFALRNDPENAMAYYLRGVAMEQKGQYQAAFTDYSRAIEFNQNIAPAYGNRGSLYAQRGEYAAARQDYRQAAQLFLDQGKQDDYLITLELMRTLPD, from the coding sequence ATGTTTAGACGACACTCTCTACGCCCAGCGATCGCCTGTTTTGGTTTATTTTTTACCGCTGTGCCTGCTGCTCCTTCATTGGCACAGGATTCAGTCACTGCAACGATTCCAGAGGCCTACTATGTTGGGGTCAACCAAAGCCGCTTAGGAAATTATGGCGCAGCGTTATTTGAGCTGACGACCGCTATCGGGTTTAGCCCAAACTTTGCAGAGGCTTACTATCAGCGGGGCTTTGTCCAGGCAAAAATGGGTAACACCGTCGAGGCGATCGCCGACTATAACCGAGCGATTCAGCGCGACCCAAATCACGAAATATCTTATCTCCAGCGCGGTAAATTACGAGCTCAGGCCAATGATATCGCTGGGGCGATCGCCGATTTTAACCGCATTTTGACAACCCTTAATCCGGATAATACACTAGCTCTAGTCGCCCGAGGTCAAGCCTACACGGCCACAGGAGAAGCAGTTTTAGCGCTACAGGATTTTACCCGAGCCATTAATCTGAATAACCGTTTGGCTAGTGCCTATGTAGAGCGGGGCTTAGTTTACCAGCAACTTAATAATGTTGTGCAAGCTGTCGCCGACTATTCAATGGCAGTTGAAATTGACCCCTCTCTCGTTACGCCTTACCTGCGACGGGGGGCTATTTATCGCCAAGGCAATAGAATCGATGAGGCGATCGCCGACTACAATTTTGCCCTCCGCAATGACCCAGAAAATGCCATGGCCTATTATCTGCGAGGCGTTGCCATGGAACAGAAAGGACAGTACCAAGCCGCCTTCACCGATTATTCACGCGCCATTGAATTCAACCAAAACATCGCCCCCGCCTACGGCAATCGAGGCAGTTTGTACGCCCAACGGGGTGAATATGCTGCCGCCAGACAAGACTATCGACAAGCTGCCCAGCTCTTTCTAGACCAAGGCAAACAAGACGATTACCTCATTACTTTAGAACTGATGCGTACCCTGCCAGACTAA